The following is a genomic window from Chitinophaga caseinilytica.
TTTTTTCTCGAAGCGGCAGGTATCGCAAATGAAGCCTTCCACTTCACCGTATTTGTCTTTGCGGGCGGTAACGCGGAAAATCTCGTCGCCACGCATCCAGAGCGCCACTTTGCCGCAGCATTTCGGATCGGAGCATTCGCGGTGGGCGTCTACCGGTTTGAGGAACCATACACGGTTCTTGAAACGGGCGGTACGGTCGGTGAGTGCGCCAACGGGGCAAACATCGATCACGTTGCCGATGAAATTGGTATGGTCGAGGGATGCGCGCATGTAGGTGCTGATCTCGGAAGCGTCTCCCCGTTTCAGGATGCCGTGGTGGCGCTTGTTGGTCAGCTGGTCTGCCGTGAACACACAGCGGTAGCAAAGGATGCAGCGCGTCATGTGCAGTTTGATATGTTCGCCGATGTCTTCCTTCTCGAAAGTGCGGCGCTTGAATTCGTACCGGGTGCCGGAAACGCCGTGCTCGTAGCTGAGGTCCTGCAGGTCGCATTCTCCGGCCTGGTCGCACACGGGGCAATCGAGCGGGTGGTTGATGAGGAGGAACTCTACCACGCCTTTGCGGGCGTCGAGCACTTCGGGGGAGGTGATGTTGGCCACTTCCATCCCGTCCATCACGGTGGTGCGGCAGCTGGCCACCAGCTTGGGCATGGGGCGCGGGTCCGCTTCGGAGCCTTTCGTCACTTTCACGAGGCAGGTGCGGCATTTACCGCCGGAGCCCTGCAGCTTGGAGTAATAGCACATGGCAGGGGGCACCACTTCGCCGCCGATGGTGCGGGCGGCGTTGAGGATGGTCGTTCCCGGTTCCACTTCTACCGTGATATTATCGATCTTGACCTTGAATAATTTCTTTTCTTCCGCCATTATTAAAAAGTAAAAAAGAAGAATAATGTTGTTTCCTTATCAGACAGCGGCAGCTACCGGCAGCGGGTCTGCGTAATGTGCCAGGCCGAAGTTGCGGCGCTGCGCTTCGTCGGGGTTCAGCACGTGCCATTCGAATTCGTCACGGAAGTGACGGATGGCGGCGGCCACCGGCCATGCGGCGGCGTCGCCGAGGGGGCAGATGGTGTTGCCTTCGATCTTGCGCTGAATGTCCCACAGCAGGTCGATGTCGCTCATTTTTCCTTTACCGTGCTCAATGTTTTTGAGCACTTTTTCCATCCATCCCGTTCCTTCGCGGCAGGGGCTGCACTGTCCGCAGCTTTCGTGGTGGTAGAACCGGGCCAGCGAAAGGGTGTGGCGCACTACGCACTGGTCTTCGTCCAGCACGATGAACCCGCCCGAGCCCATCATGGTGCCGGTGGCGAACCCGCCGTCGTTGAGGCTTTCGTACGTCATCATGCGTTTTTCGCCTTTGGCCGTGGTGAGCAGCAGGTTGGCGGGAACGATGGGTACGGAGGAGCCGCCGGGGATGCAGGCTTTGAGGCGTTTCCCGTTGGGGATGCCGCCGCAGTATTCGTCGGAGTAAATGAATTCTTCTACGGAAATGTTCATCTCGATTTCGTACACCCCGGGTTTATTGAGGTTGCCGCAGGCGGAGATGAGTTTGGTGCCGGTGGATTTGCCCGTGCCGTATTTCACGTATTCATCGCCCCCGATGTTGATGATGGGCACGATGGTGGCGAGGGTTTCCACGTTGTTTACCACGGTGGGGCACTGGTACAGGCCTTTCACGGCGGGGAACGGCGGTTTAATGCGCGGGTTGCCGCGTTTGCCTTCCAGCGATTCGATGAGGGCGGTTTCTTCGCCACAGATGTAGGCGCCGGCGCCGCGTTGCACGTAAATGTCGAGGTCGAACCCGGAGCCGAGGATGTTTTTACCGAGGAAGCCGTTTTTGTGCGCTTCGGCGATGGCTTCTTCGAGAATATCGGGGATCCAGGCGTATTCGCCGCGGATGTAGATGTAAGTGGTGTTGGCACCGAGGGCGTAGCTGGAGATCAGCAGGCCTTCGATGAGCAGGTGCGGGAGAAACTCCATGAGGTAACGGTCTTTGAAGGTACCGGGCTCGGATTCGTCGGCGTTGCAGACGAGGTAGCGGGGCACTCCTTCCGGTTTGGCCAGGAAGCTCCATTTCAATCCTGTGGGGAAGCCCGCGCCGCCACGGCCTCTCAGGCCGCTTTTCTTCACTTCTTCCGTCACCTGATCCGGGCTCATGCTCTTCAGGGCTTTTTCGGCAGCGGCATATCCGCCGTTTTTCCGGTATACGTCGAAATACCGGATGCCTTCTATATGCGCCTTGTCTAACAGTAATTTACGTCCCATTGTCTCGCTTTATATAAGTTGTTGCCTGGGCAACGTGATGTTTTTCGTTTGGTCGGCTTTCCGATCTTCCCTCCTCCCCCGTTGCGTCGCACACTTCGGCGGCAGGGATCCGGTCAGCTTTTAGTTGTTCGCCTGTGCGCGGCACTCCGCGATGATCTGGTCTATCTTCTCTTTGGTGAGGTGTTCCTTGTAGAACTTGCCCAGCTGCATCATCGGTGCGTAACCGCAGGCGCCGAGGCATTCCACGGTTTTGAGAGTAAACAGCCCGTCGGCCGTGGTTTCCCCGTTCTTGATGCCCAGCTTTTCCTTGATATAATGAATAATGTCGTCAGATCCGCGGAGCATGCAGGGCCCCGTCTGGCATACCTCGAACAGGTATTTGCCTACGGGCTGCAGGTTGAACATGGAGTAGAAGGTAGCCACTTCATACACTTCGATCGGCTCGATCTGGAGCAGGCCGGCCACATAATCCATCGTGTCCGCGCTGAGCCATCCGCCGAAAGATTCCTGCGCCAGGTGCAGCACAGGGATCAGTGCGCTTTTCTGCTTCCCGTCCGGGTACCGCGCGATGATCTCTTTTACTTTATTCAGTTTCTCTTCAGAAAATTGAACGGCCATTTATATTCGTCTTTATAAGTTAATTTCTGTTTTTTACAAGTTCGTGAAAGCACATTTCCATTCCCCTTCCCTGCTCCACATTTTCAATCCTCGAAATACTCCGTTCCATCCGTCCCGATATAACCCTTCTTCCCTTTATACATCACCAGTGTGTAAGGCATATCCGGAAATGCGTTCAGCTTGTCATATTTCAACTCCGTTACGGCTTTCCCGGATTCGTCGATCACACCATATTTTTTATTCTTCCGAACGTACACCAGTTTATCGATGCCGTACCTGGGGATTACCCCGATGTAACTCCAATTGGTGAACACCCAGTCGTACACTTCGTTCCCCAGCGGCTTTCCGTTCAGCCCGAACAACCGCACGCCGGCTTTGCCGGATACGGCAAAAGCACAATAATGCATGGGCCCGCCAGCCAGCCTGATCGTATAATACCCCAGGGGCAACAACTCGGTGTTATTGCTCCATACGCCCTGCTTACCGTCCAGGGTAACCAGGAAATAGGGGCCGAACACATCCATATCGGTCACTGCGTCGAACTGCGCCGGCACGATCCACTCGCCACGCTTCGATTGCTCTGTAGCTACCGCGCCCCATTTGCCGTTGAGCTTCACGAATGCATACATTCGGAAGGCCCCGTGGGCATAAATGGAATCGTACTTACATTCCAGCAGCACTTCGCCGTCATCTACCAGCCCGGCTTTCCCGTTGCTGTACCTGATGTTCGACGATTGCTGACCGATGGGCGCTCCGTCAGACGGCTTGTCGGCCGTCTGTAGTTCCGCGATCCGGACGCTTTCCCCAATCCGCTTCACATCCACCTCGGCTTCCGTCCGGATTCCTCGTCCGTTAATCCAGAAAGATTTACCGTCTTTCTTCACCCGGGCGATGTCATCGTTTTTTATCCACATCCCGTTGAGTTCGCCGAAAGGTTGCGCATCGTCGAACTGCGGTGTAATGACGATCCAATTGTTATCGATCCGGCTATAGCCCCATTTATTGCCCATGCGGTAAGGCACGAGCTTTTTGGATAGCTGTTGCTGAGCGGCCGCATTGCTGGCGGTAAGGCACAGGACTGCGTTCAATAATAAAAGAACTTTTTTCATAGGGTATTCAGGGATAGTAGGATATATGCGTGCAGGGCCCGCGGGGGCCCTGCCAAAGAATTTATGCGTCCAGTTCGCCAGCGATCAGGTTGAGGGATGACATACAGATGATGGCATCGCTCAGCATCGCGCCCTTCACCATTTCCGGGTACGCCTGGTAATAGATGAAGCAGGGCCTGCGGAAATGCAGGCGGTACGGGGATCGGCCGCCGTCGGAAATGAGATAGAATCCCAGTTCGCCGTTGGCGCCTTCCACGGCGTTGTACACTTCGCCGGGCAGGATGTCGGTTTCGCCCATCACGATCTTGAAGTGATAGATGAGCGCTTCCATTTTGGAATAAACGTCTTCCTTGTCGGGCAGGTAGTAAGCAGGAACGTCGGCATGGTAGACATCGGCGGGGAGGTCTTTCAGTTTGTCCATCGCCTGCCGGATGATGCCGAGGCTCTGCCACATTTCCGCGTTGCGCACCAGGAAACGGTCGTACGTGTCGCCGGTGGTGCCTACGGGAATGCTGAACTCGAAATCTTCGTAAGAGCTGTACGGAGTGGCTACGCGCACATCGTAATCCACGCCTGCTGCGCGCAGGTTCGGACCGGTGAAGCCGTAGTTGAGGGCGCGTTCCGCCGTAATGGCGCCAACGCCCTGGGTACGTTCCATGAAGATGCGGTTGCGGGTGAAGAGTTTTTCGAACTCTTTCAGTACGGCCGGATATTCGTCGAGGAACTTGTTGATCTTACGGAAAGCCGTTTCGGTGAAGTTCCTTTCGAAACCGCCGATACGGCCGATATTGGTGGTGAGGCGCGAGCCGCAGATTTCTTCGTAGATTTCGTATACCAGTTCGCGGTACTGCATTACGTAGAGGAAGCCGGTGAATGCGCCGGAGTCTACGCCGATAACGGAGTTGCAGATGAGGTGGTCGGTGATACGGGCCAGTTCCATGATGATAACGCGGAGGTAATCCACTCTTTTGGGCGTTTTGATGCCCAGGAGCTTTTCCACGGTCAGGTGCCAGCCGATGTTATTGATGGGGGCCGAGCAGTAGTTGAGCCTGTCTGTCAGCGGAGTGATCTGGTAATACGGCTTGCGCTCGGCGATTTTTTCGAAAGCGCGGTGAATGTAGCCAACGGTAGGCGTGGCGGACACGATCCTTTCGCCGTCCATCTCCAGTACGTTCTGGAATACGCCGTGGGTGGCGGGGTGGGTAGGCCCAAGGTTGAGCGTGTTGGTCTGCTTCTCTATGGAGCCTTCCGGTAGTTGTATATGGTGATCAGACATATCCTGATTTGCTAAAAGTTAAACTTAAATACCGACGCTTCCGCCGCGGCCGAACATTTCGTCGTCCTTGTCTACACGGGTCTGGTCTTCCAGCGGGAATTCCTTGCGCAGGGGGAAGTAATCCATTTCATCCACGTTCAGGATGCGGACCAGGTTCGGATGCCCTACGAAGTCGACCCCGAAGAAATCATATGTTTCCCTTTCCTGCCAGTTGGCGGTGGCGAACAACTTGGTGGCGGTGAAAATCTGCGGTGTTTCCACGGCAGTGAACACTTTGAACCGGAGGCGCACGTTCTGCACGAGGTTGTGCAGGTGATACACCACACCCAGTTCGGCACCCGCGTTGTCGGGGTAATGCACGCCGCAGAGGTCGGTCATGAAACGGAATGCCAGGTCCTCTTCGTCGTAGAGAAACTGCATGACTTTCAGATTGATCTCTTTGGGCGCGTGGAACGACATAATGCCGTACGACTCTTCAAAATTGGTCAACGCCTCGCCGAACTTCTCGACCAGCCTGTTCTTGATATGCTCATTCGTCAAAGACATGTAATCGCTATTATCGTGACTATTGTATTCCGTAGGAATTCATGAGATCCTTATACCGGTCGCTATGGCGGCGGCGCAGGCTTTCCTGGCCCACCAGATCCTGCACGCGCATCACGCCGTCGAGGATCGCTTCCGGGCGCGGGGGCATCCGGGAACGTAAACGTCCACGGGGATTATCTGGTCGATGCCCTGGAGCACGGAGTAGGTATCGAAGATACCGCCGCTGCTGGCGCAGGCGCCAACGGCAATCACCCAGCGGGGCTCCGCCATTTGCAGGTATACCTGCCGCAGCACGGGCCCCATCTTTTTAGCGATGGTACCCATTACCATGAGCAGGTCGCACTGGCGGGGCGTAAAGCCCAAACGCTCGGAGCCGAAACGGGCGAGGTCGTAGTGGGCGGCCATGGTGGCCATGAATTCGATGCCACAGCAGGATGTGGCAAACGGCAGCGGCCAGATGGAATTCTTACGGGCCAGGCCAATGACCTTATCGAAAGATGTGGCAAAGAAACCTTCTCCGCTATAGCCTTCCGGCATTTCCACCACCTTCACATTCGTATTAAACTGAACAGGACGAGACATAATCTTTACCCTCCTAATCCCGCCGCATTCACACAGCGGGAATTTATTAATAGTTAACTAAGTATCAATCTTCCCACTTCAGGGCACCTTTCTTAATGATGTAGTAGAAACCGCCCATGAAGAAGCAAACAAATGCGAGCATCGCCATAAAACCACTCCATCCCAACGCTTTAAAATTAACAGCGTAGGGATAGAAAAAGATGACTTCCACATCAAACAACACGAAGAGAATTGCTGTCAGAAAGTACTTGATAGCCACTGGCTGACGCGCGTTCCCCATCTGTTCGATACCGCTTTCGAAATTCTCCAGTTTGTCACTGGTTTTACGCTTCGGGCCGAGAAAGTGCGTGGCAATCATGGTGATACCAACGAAACCCAAAGCAGCAACAACTTGTAAAAGGATAGGAAAATAGCTGACCGGCGTGTTGCTTGCTGTCAAAAATTCAGAGACAAAAAACATAAGCTTCCCAATATATTGTCTGAAAGCGCAAAAATACTGCAACTAAACTATAATTCAAATCGACAATCCTGAAAATCTAATCTTTTTTTTGTATATGTAATATAATAAAATATGTGACGTTGGTTTCCGGAGTTTCCGGGGCGCTCACCCGTTTGTGTAATTGATTGAGCCTAAACGTGTAACATGTACACGGCCCGGGAGTGTTCCCGGGCCGTGTATGTCAAATGCCTGAAATTTAAATATTTATTAGCGTCCGCCGCCTTTTTGCTGGGGCTTGCTCATAATGTCTTTGATCTGCTTCACGGGTTCGCTCGTAGGATCCAGCGGCGTCAGTTTGTCCATATACTTCTGCATATTGGCTTTGTCTTCCTTATTGTAATAATATACCATCAGGTAGGTATACGCCTTGATGAGGCCTGCCTTGTTCTTGGCGGGGTCCGTCTCGGCCAGGCTCAGGTATTTATCGAAATAGGGCTGTGCCACCCCGGTTTTGGCTTCCACGTCGCGGGCGGCGGCGGCCATCCCCTGCCAGAAGTGCCCGGTGGTGAGGTCAGGGAAGGCGGTGGTCAGCTTTCCGAAGGCTTCGGAAGACTTGGCCAGCATCGCCGTGTCCGTCCCCCCGCTGGAGGCGTAATAGTAGTTCTGGCCGATGTTGAACAGGTCGAGCGCAGCGGGCTTCTCTCCTTTCTCGGCCTTCAGGTCGGCCACTTTCTGGTACCATTCGCCGGCTTTGCCGAACACCCGCGCCTGCTGGAAGGCTTTAGCCACGGCTTCGTAACGGTCCAGGTCTTTGGCGGTGTCGGATGTAGCGTATTTCTCGAGGTAGTTGAGCGATTGCTGGTCGATCGCGGCCTGCTGGGTGGAATCGCCCAGTTTGATACGGCTGTAGATCTCGCTGCCGAGCTTATAATCGATGGGTTCCAGCTTGCTTTCCCCGGAGCGTTTCACATAGTCGTCGAACTGCTGGCGGGCGGCGAGGGAATCGCCTTTCTGGAGGTACGCGTCGGCGATCATCCGTTCGAGCTTCATTTTGTAGGATTCGTTAGCCTGGGGGATGAGCGATTTCGCTTTGTTGATGGCGCCCTCGTAGTCGCGGTCGAGGAACATGATGGAAGCGAGGTAATACTCATTCCGGGTTTTATCGGCCTGGTCGCTCAGGGCCAGGTACTTCTGTAAATATTCCTTTGCCTTGGGAAGGGAGAACTGCCTGGGCTTGGGGGTGTAGTAGAACTGGTACAGTTCGTAGAAAGCCGGGGCATAGTTCGGGTCGAGCGTGGTGGCTTGCGACCAGTCGGCCACTGCCTGTTCGAGGAGTTTGGCGTTATAGTTCACATGGCCGCGTTTCATGACGGCTTCTGCGTTGTTTTGTTCCAGTTCCAGCGCTTTTTCGTATGCTTCGATGGCTTTGCCGCCGTTTTCGCCGCCCATATAGCGGTAAACATCGCCCAGTTCGATGTAATCTGCGGCTACGGGTTTATATCCTTTCCGGCCGTCGTTCCCTTCTACCAGTTGTTTCATGACGGCGAGGGCGAAGGCTTTATCGCCGCCTTTCACTTCGGTGTTGGCATCTGCGATGGCACGGGCCACGTCGCCATTCTTGCTTTTGGCGGTGGCGTTGAGGGCGGCATCGAACTTCTGGCGTGCCGCGGCGGCGTTACCGCTCAGCAGGTCGATACGGCCGAGGCCAACATTGAGAAGAGGGGAATTTGGCACGGCGGTGAGCCCTTTCTGGAAGGCGGCTGCCGCTCCGTCCTTGTTTTCCTGGCCCAGTTCAGCGATCCCGAGGTAATAATACGCCCGTTCGTCCGTGGGTTTGGCCGCTATCGCCTGCTCGAAATTGGATTTGGCGGTGGCGTATTTTCCGTAATAGAGGTTTTTGAGCCCGTCTTCTATCGTTTGCGCCATTGCCCCTCCTGTGAGGAGGAAAAGGGCAACCACGGTACTGATACGCTTCTTCATGATAAAAATGTTTTAACCGATTAACTAAACGTTACCGGAGCCTTTTAGTTCGGCTGCGGTATGGGTTCATGTAATAAAAAAACATGCCAGAATGATGGCTGCGGCCACGATACAGGCAGGCTCCGTCTCTGAATTTACTCAAATAATCCGGTAAAAACAATGCAGGAAACGTTAAAAATGGGCATAAAAAAAGCAGCGCCCGTGTGGGCGCTGCCGGTGATCCGGGATTTGGGTCCGGAATTATTTGGAGCCGTTGGCGGTGGCTGCTTTCGCGGAGCTACCTGCGGCTTTGTTGGAGGAGCTGAGGAATTCCTTCACCTGGCGAACGGTATCGTTGTTCGGGTCGATGGCTACCAGTTTGTCCATATAAGGCTGCATGGCGGCCTGGTCTTCCTTATTGTAGTGATACAGCATCAGGTAAGTGTAGGCGTTGAGGAGGAAGCGTTTGTTACGGGCTTCGTCTTCAGGTTTCACCATCCCGATGTATTTCTCGAAGGCGTCTTTACCGCGGCCTTCCTTGGCTTGCTGGTCCAGCGCGAAGTTGGCCATGCCTTTCCAGTAGAAAGCGGTGGGCTGGGTGGGATACTTCTCGGTGAAGCTGGTCCAGGAGGCGTCGGAACCGCTGTAATCGGCTGCGTAGTACTCATAGAACGCTTTGTAGAAGTGGTCGGTCATCGCAGCGGGATTTTCTTTCACTTCCAGTGCTTTGCCATACCATTGGGCGGCTTTGGCGTAGTTACGCATGTCTTTGTAAGCTTCTGCCACGTTGCGGTATTTCTCTGCGTCGGTGGTAGTGTCGGTTTCTGCGTATTTTTCCAGGTAGAGACCGGCAGTTTGCTGGTAGCCAGCCTGGGTGGCGGAATCGGAGTGTTTCAGTTTGCCATAGATGGCGCTGAGGAGTTTATAATCGTTCACCTGGAGCTGTTCTGCGGGAACGGCTTTCACGCGCTCGTCCATGAGGGATTTGGCGGAGAGGGAATCGCCTTTCTGCAGGTGCGCATCGGCGGCCAGCAGGGTGAGTTTACCTTTGTAAACGTCGTTGGCTGCAGGCAACAGGGCTTTCGCCTTGGCGATAGCGCCATCATAGTCTTTCTGGTAGAAATTGATGGCAGCCAGGTAATATTCGTTTTTGGATTTGTCGGAGGGGTCCCCAACTTCCACGTATTTCTGGAGGTATTGCGCAGCGTGGGGGAGCGAGAACTGCTCTTTACGCTGGGTGATGTAAAACTGGTACAGTTCGAAGTATGCGGGTGCATAGTTCGCGTCCATGTTGGTGGCTTTGGACCAGTCGGCCACGGCTTGCTGGAGCAGGCGGGCGTTGTAGTTTACCAGGCCTTGTTTCATCACGGCTTCGGCGTTGTTGGCGTCGAGCTCGAGTGCTTTTTCGTAAGTGGTGATCGCTTTGCCGCCGTTTTCACCGCCCAGGTAACGGTAAGCGTCGCCCAGTTCGATGTAATCGGCCGCGGTGGCGGTATACATTTGTTTTTTCTTACGTCCTTCGTTGTTGAGGAGTTTCTCCATGATGGTGAGCGCATATCCGCGGTCGCCGCCTTTAATTTCGGTGTTGGCGTCTGCGATGGCACGGGCAACGTCGCCGTCGCGGCCTTCGGTGGCGGTGCTGGCGGCTTCGAATTTCTGTTTCGCTTCAGCGGTTTTACCGTTGAGGAGATCGATACGGCCCTGACCTACCATGAGGAGGGAGGAGGTGGGAACGGCGGTGAGGCCTTTGGTGAAGGCGGCTGCAGCTGCGTCCTTATTCTCCAGTCCCAGTTCGGCTATTCCGAGGTAGTAATAAGCGCGGTCATCCGTTGGTTTCGCGGTGATGGCTTTTTCGAGATTCTGTTTGGCAGTTTGGTATTTGCCGTAGTACAAATCCTTCAAACCATCTTCCACAGTTTGCGCCATAGCTCCGTTGGCTATGCAGAGCATGGCTACAAATAAACTGTTCCTTCTGTTCATGAGCAATCCGGTTTTAGTTGTGTTATCAGTATTTAGTTTTTACTCTGTTAAAGTGGCCTCCCGGAACACGATGTTCAAACGGGCCGGGAACAACTTGAATTTTCCGATCACCAGTTGGCCGGGCTGACCGGAGAGGAATGTCGCGAAGCCTGAACCCAAACCCTGGCGGGGCTCTTTGAGGATATAGAACATACCTCTCGTGAGCGGGTAGGACTTCGTCCCGATAAAGTATTGGTACGGCTTCACGAATTCGGTGTATCCGTCTGCACGGAGTTTTACCGTCGTGATGCGGTTGCTGAATTCGATGGCGGTGGAATCGTTCGTGTCGGAAATCCAGTTCACCCCGATCACACCGATGGCGTTTTTATCCTTTTCCACATGCGAGATCACTTCTGCATTGGAATGGGCTGCCATCGTGTTGGCCGGCAAAGGCTGGCCTTTGTTGATGGAGTCCAGGACGTAGCGCGCTGTGCTGGAATTCTGATCGTCGAATACGATATTCCATTTCTTCTGCGATTTGCCGTTCATGATCTCGCGTACCTGGTCCATCGTAAGGATGGAATCGGGATTGCTGTGATTCACGATCAGCGCGATGGCGTCTGTAGCGAGCTTACCGCTTTGCGGGCGGATCTTCTCTTTTTTGAAATATTCCAGTTCGTTCTCTTTCAGGTCGCGCGTTACGATGATAAGGCGCGCGCTGTCGTTGAACAGGTCTTTGAAGCAATCTGCTTCAGGCTTGTAATGGGCGATGATCTTCGCTTTCGGATACTGTGACTCGAACACCCGGATTTCGGATTCCAGCAACGGCTGATACGTTTTGTCAACCGAAATATGGATCTCTCCTTTCGTGGGGCCGTCCAATTCACCTTTACCGGAGTTATTACCTCCGCATCCTGCGGCCAGCATGGTAACGGAAGCCGTCGCCAATGCCAGGCCCATCCAGTTTTTAGCTTTTAAAAACATACGCACTAGTGGGTGATACTTGGTTAAAAGA
Proteins encoded in this region:
- a CDS encoding 2Fe-2S iron-sulfur cluster-binding protein, producing the protein MAEEKKLFKVKIDNITVEVEPGTTILNAARTIGGEVVPPAMCYYSKLQGSGGKCRTCLVKVTKGSEADPRPMPKLVASCRTTVMDGMEVANITSPEVLDARKGVVEFLLINHPLDCPVCDQAGECDLQDLSYEHGVSGTRYEFKRRTFEKEDIGEHIKLHMTRCILCYRCVFTADQLTNKRHHGILKRGDASEISTYMRASLDHTNFIGNVIDVCPVGALTDRTARFKNRVWFLKPVDAHRECSDPKCCGKVALWMRGDEIFRVTARKDKYGEVEGFICDTCRFEKKDIKDWIVEGPRKISRHSVITAGHYVGVHKPQETVMKVMDGRNPRLLMDIHSVSEVNMPQVDLSQIEGPAHSTDFPTKKGDQ
- the nuoF gene encoding NADH-quinone oxidoreductase subunit NuoF — translated: MGRKLLLDKAHIEGIRYFDVYRKNGGYAAAEKALKSMSPDQVTEEVKKSGLRGRGGAGFPTGLKWSFLAKPEGVPRYLVCNADESEPGTFKDRYLMEFLPHLLIEGLLISSYALGANTTYIYIRGEYAWIPDILEEAIAEAHKNGFLGKNILGSGFDLDIYVQRGAGAYICGEETALIESLEGKRGNPRIKPPFPAVKGLYQCPTVVNNVETLATIVPIINIGGDEYVKYGTGKSTGTKLISACGNLNKPGVYEIEMNISVEEFIYSDEYCGGIPNGKRLKACIPGGSSVPIVPANLLLTTAKGEKRMMTYESLNDGGFATGTMMGSGGFIVLDEDQCVVRHTLSLARFYHHESCGQCSPCREGTGWMEKVLKNIEHGKGKMSDIDLLWDIQRKIEGNTICPLGDAAAWPVAAAIRHFRDEFEWHVLNPDEAQRRNFGLAHYADPLPVAAAV
- a CDS encoding NAD(P)H-dependent oxidoreductase subunit E — translated: MAVQFSEEKLNKVKEIIARYPDGKQKSALIPVLHLAQESFGGWLSADTMDYVAGLLQIEPIEVYEVATFYSMFNLQPVGKYLFEVCQTGPCMLRGSDDIIHYIKEKLGIKNGETTADGLFTLKTVECLGACGYAPMMQLGKFYKEHLTKEKIDQIIAECRAQANN
- a CDS encoding WG repeat-containing protein, whose amino-acid sequence is MNAVLCLTASNAAAQQQLSKKLVPYRMGNKWGYSRIDNNWIVITPQFDDAQPFGELNGMWIKNDDIARVKKDGKSFWINGRGIRTEAEVDVKRIGESVRIAELQTADKPSDGAPIGQQSSNIRYSNGKAGLVDDGEVLLECKYDSIYAHGAFRMYAFVKLNGKWGAVATEQSKRGEWIVPAQFDAVTDMDVFGPYFLVTLDGKQGVWSNNTELLPLGYYTIRLAGGPMHYCAFAVSGKAGVRLFGLNGKPLGNEVYDWVFTNWSYIGVIPRYGIDKLVYVRKNKKYGVIDESGKAVTELKYDKLNAFPDMPYTLVMYKGKKGYIGTDGTEYFED
- a CDS encoding NADH-quinone oxidoreductase subunit D, which encodes MSDHHIQLPEGSIEKQTNTLNLGPTHPATHGVFQNVLEMDGERIVSATPTVGYIHRAFEKIAERKPYYQITPLTDRLNYCSAPINNIGWHLTVEKLLGIKTPKRVDYLRVIIMELARITDHLICNSVIGVDSGAFTGFLYVMQYRELVYEIYEEICGSRLTTNIGRIGGFERNFTETAFRKINKFLDEYPAVLKEFEKLFTRNRIFMERTQGVGAITAERALNYGFTGPNLRAAGVDYDVRVATPYSSYEDFEFSIPVGTTGDTYDRFLVRNAEMWQSLGIIRQAMDKLKDLPADVYHADVPAYYLPDKEDVYSKMEALIYHFKIVMGETDILPGEVYNAVEGANGELGFYLISDGGRSPYRLHFRRPCFIYYQAYPEMVKGAMLSDAIICMSSLNLIAGELDA
- a CDS encoding NADH-quinone oxidoreductase subunit C, yielding MSLTNEHIKNRLVEKFGEALTNFEESYGIMSFHAPKEINLKVMQFLYDEEDLAFRFMTDLCGVHYPDNAGAELGVVYHLHNLVQNVRLRFKVFTAVETPQIFTATKLFATANWQERETYDFFGVDFVGHPNLVRILNVDEMDYFPLRKEFPLEDQTRVDKDDEMFGRGGSVGI
- a CDS encoding NADH-quinone oxidoreductase subunit B, encoding MSRPVQFNTNVKVVEMPEGYSGEGFFATSFDKVIGLARKNSIWPLPFATSCCGIEFMATMAAHYDLARFGSERLGFTPRQCDLLMVMGTIAKKMGPVLRQVYLQMAEPRWVIAVGACASSGGIFDTYSVLQGIDQIIPVDVYVPGCPRARKRSSTA
- a CDS encoding NADH-quinone oxidoreductase subunit A translates to MFFVSEFLTASNTPVSYFPILLQVVAALGFVGITMIATHFLGPKRKTSDKLENFESGIEQMGNARQPVAIKYFLTAILFVLFDVEVIFFYPYAVNFKALGWSGFMAMLAFVCFFMGGFYYIIKKGALKWED
- a CDS encoding tetratricopeptide repeat protein, whose product is MKKRISTVVALFLLTGGAMAQTIEDGLKNLYYGKYATAKSNFEQAIAAKPTDERAYYYLGIAELGQENKDGAAAAFQKGLTAVPNSPLLNVGLGRIDLLSGNAAAARQKFDAALNATAKSKNGDVARAIADANTEVKGGDKAFALAVMKQLVEGNDGRKGYKPVAADYIELGDVYRYMGGENGGKAIEAYEKALELEQNNAEAVMKRGHVNYNAKLLEQAVADWSQATTLDPNYAPAFYELYQFYYTPKPRQFSLPKAKEYLQKYLALSDQADKTRNEYYLASIMFLDRDYEGAINKAKSLIPQANESYKMKLERMIADAYLQKGDSLAARQQFDDYVKRSGESKLEPIDYKLGSEIYSRIKLGDSTQQAAIDQQSLNYLEKYATSDTAKDLDRYEAVAKAFQQARVFGKAGEWYQKVADLKAEKGEKPAALDLFNIGQNYYYASSGGTDTAMLAKSSEAFGKLTTAFPDLTTGHFWQGMAAAARDVEAKTGVAQPYFDKYLSLAETDPAKNKAGLIKAYTYLMVYYYNKEDKANMQKYMDKLTPLDPTSEPVKQIKDIMSKPQQKGGGR
- a CDS encoding tetratricopeptide repeat protein → MNRRNSLFVAMLCIANGAMAQTVEDGLKDLYYGKYQTAKQNLEKAITAKPTDDRAYYYLGIAELGLENKDAAAAAFTKGLTAVPTSSLLMVGQGRIDLLNGKTAEAKQKFEAASTATEGRDGDVARAIADANTEIKGGDRGYALTIMEKLLNNEGRKKKQMYTATAADYIELGDAYRYLGGENGGKAITTYEKALELDANNAEAVMKQGLVNYNARLLQQAVADWSKATNMDANYAPAYFELYQFYITQRKEQFSLPHAAQYLQKYVEVGDPSDKSKNEYYLAAINFYQKDYDGAIAKAKALLPAANDVYKGKLTLLAADAHLQKGDSLSAKSLMDERVKAVPAEQLQVNDYKLLSAIYGKLKHSDSATQAGYQQTAGLYLEKYAETDTTTDAEKYRNVAEAYKDMRNYAKAAQWYGKALEVKENPAAMTDHFYKAFYEYYAADYSGSDASWTSFTEKYPTQPTAFYWKGMANFALDQQAKEGRGKDAFEKYIGMVKPEDEARNKRFLLNAYTYLMLYHYNKEDQAAMQPYMDKLVAIDPNNDTVRQVKEFLSSSNKAAGSSAKAATANGSK